CCGCAGAGGGAAAGAGCGTTGAACAGATGATCACTGAGGCGAAGACGCCCGCAGATCACGAAGCCATCGCCGCCTATTATGAGACGGAAGCACAGGAAGCTCACAAAAAACACGCCCAACATCAGAAGATGAGCGATTCGTACGCCACGATCCCGGTGTTAAAAACAAAAACCGGCGCGGTCACGCACTGCAACACCATCGCCAAAAAGTACGAACAAATCGCCAAGGAATATGAGACCCTGGCGAAGCTCCACAAAGACATGGTCAAGCCGGCCAAATAAGAACCGTCACTATGAAGTGAGAGTAGCGTGGTAATCCACGCCACCTATATACAGAACACACCAAGATCCGATTGATCCTGTTCGGCGGGGTCAGGAGACCCACACCGAAGGCGCACCGGATTTCTCACTCCAACTCCACATCTTGGTGTGTCTTCCCTATAGGAAGTGTCTTTCTATGCTCACACGCTGGCACGACACCGACATTGACGCGCTCGCCGCACAGCTAGACACTAGTCCGCTTCGTGGACTCTCTCCGCACGAAGCGGCAGCGCGGCTGGCGCGGGACGGCGCTAACACCCTGAGAAAAGAGGAAACTTCTTCGCCCTGGATCATCCTGGCAGGCCAATTTCGCAGCCTGGTGATCTGGGTGCTCATTGGCGCCGCAGTGGTGTCTGCCGCGCTTGGCGAGTTCGTTGACGGTAATGGTCAGCGTAGTCGATATCCTTGGACTCGTGCCGACGATGTGGGCAACGGGAAGCGGAGCGGATGTGATGAAACGCCTCGCGGCACCAACGGTCGGCGGCGTGATGTCCGGGATGTTACTTACCCTGTTCGTGATTCTGGTCCTCTACGCCATGTGGCGTTGGCACACGGAAGTGAAGCACGCAGCAGAAAGAACGGACGTAGCAAGCCTTCCTGGTTTGGCTTTTGTTGAAGCATCGCACTAAGCACGACGAAGGAGGTAAAAATGACATCGCATCAACAGCAAGAACACAGTCCGTCGCGACTGCGGAGTAACATCGCACTGCTCGTTTTTCTCGGTATTGCCGGGTTCTATCTGCTGACCGAGCACACGGCCCATCTTTTTGGCGTCTTGCCGTATCTGTTGTTACTCCTCATCTTGGTGGCCATGTATGTCCGGCTTGCACGGATGGAAGAGCACGACGCCTTTGCGGAATTTGGTGAGGCGTATGCCCGCTATGCCGCGACCACGCCGGCCTTTTTCCCGCAGTTGAGCCGCACGGAGCCAAGAGGGGCCTGAGCATACGGTAGAGGGGTGCCCGTTGAAGCACGGGCTGGACGCATGAAGCGTAGCGAGTGACAGTGAA
The window above is part of the Deltaproteobacteria bacterium genome. Proteins encoded here:
- a CDS encoding DUF2933 domain-containing protein; amino-acid sequence: MTSHQQQEHSPSRLRSNIALLVFLGIAGFYLLTEHTAHLFGVLPYLLLLLILVAMYVRLARMEEHDAFAEFGEAYARYAATTPAFFPQLSRTEPRGA